CAGATATAAACCAAGCAGCCCTTATTCTGCTTCAAAAGCAGCTAGTGATCATTTAGTTAGGGCATGGGCTAGAACCTATAATATGAATGTTGTTTTATCAAATTGTTCAAATAATTTTGGACCAAAGCAACACAAAGAAAAGCTCATTCCTACTGTAATTAATTCTTGCTTAAACAATTTACCTATCCCAATTTATGGGAAAGGAGAAAACATTAGAGATTGGCTATTTGTAGAAGATCATTGCTCTGCCCTGTTATCTATATTTGAAAAAGGAAAATCTTTTGAAACATATTTGATTGGCACCAGAAATGAGTTACAAAATATTGAGTTGATTAAAATTATTTGCAAATTGATGGATGAAATACTAAATAAAAGTATCAATGATTCTTGTTTGAATTTAATAAGTTTTGTAAAAGATAGAGCCGGTCATGACATGAGATATGCAGTAGATCCTTCAAAAATAGAAAGTGCATTAAATTGGAAACCAAACAAAAATTTTAAAACTGGGTTATCAGAAACTATAGATTGGTACTTAGATAAATTTAATAATACTTCAAAATAATTTAATATTATGTGTGGAATTTTTGGAGCAATCGATTTATCAGGGAATCAACTACCATTCTCAGACAACATTTATTCAAATGCTCTTAATGCTATTAAACATAGAGGACCAGATGATGAAGGTAGGTGGATGAATGATAATAAATCAGTTTTTCTTGGTCAAAGAAGGCTAAGTATTATAGATCTTTCTTCTGCAGGGCACCAGCCAATGTGTAATGAAAATAATACTCTTCAAATTATATTTAATGGAGAAATATATAATTTTCAAGAAATTAAAAATGAACTTCTTTTACTTGGTCATAAGTTTAAATCTAAAACTGATACAGAAGTAATACTTCATGGATACGAACAATATGGAGAATCTATTGTTCTCAAACTTAGAGGGATGTTTTCATTTGCAATTTATAATACTTTAACAAATGAAATCTTTATAGCACGCGACAGATTAGGTATTAAGCCATTGTATTATGTGCAGTGCGATAAATTGTTTATATTTTCATCTGAGATAAAACCTATTTTTGAAACTGGAATAATCAAAAAAAAGATTTTAAATTCTTCATTAGCCCAATATCTTACTTTTGGAAAAGTTTACTCTCCAGACACAATATTTGAAGGAATTAAAAAATTACCATCTGCTCATTTCATAAATATTAATTCACAAACTCAAACACTTACAGCAATTAAATATTGGTCACCATATTCTAATATACTTAATTTACCTCCAGCTTCTGATGAGCAATTTTACATTGACAAAACTAAATCATTATTCTTTGAGTCAGTAAAACTTAGAATGCTAAGTGATGTACCAGTAGGAGTATTTTTATCTGGTGGAGTAGATTCAACAGCTAATGTTGCTGTAATGTCTTCAATTTCAAAGAATGTAAATACATTTACAGTTGGTTTTAAAGGTCAAACCGAATTAGATGAAAGAAAATATGCTAGAAAAGCTGCAGATTATTACAATACAAATCATTTAGAATATGAAATTAACAAAGATGATTTTATTGATTTATTACCTGAGGTAATGGGATTTTTAGATGAACCAATTAATGACCCAACTGTATTACCTATTTATTTTATATCCAAACTTGCTAAAGAAAACAATTCAATAGTTATATTAAATGGAGATGGTAGTGACGAACTTTTTTGTGGATACAATAAATGGATTAAATATCTCAAAGCCAACAAATTGTTTAGTATTAGTAATAAACTCCCAAATTTTGTAAACAAACTATTCTCTACAATTTTTAAAAGTAATGAAATTATCTCCGATATTTTTTCCAGGTCTGCAAATAATGTAGAGCTTTACGTGGGTTCTACTGGAGCTTTAAAAGGAACATCAGAATTGAATTTGATAGCAGATAAATATGACGTCTATAAAACTGTTATAAATGCAAAAAAATTATTTGATGAAGAAAAAAAAACAGATAATTATTGTGAATGGCTAACTTATTGGGGAATTAAAAGCGAAGTTGAAAATGTATTTCTTTATAGAGCAGATAGAATGGGTATGGCAAATTCAATTGAAATTAGAGTCCCTTTTTTAGATCATAAATTAGTTGAGTTTGCAACTCAAATGCCTCAAGAATTAAAATATAAAAATGGTGAAAAAAAATATATTTTAAAAAAAGCTCTTGAGGGCATCGTTCCAAATGAATTTTTATACAGAAAAAAACAAGGATTTTGTGTGCCTATTCAAGAATGGGCAAGTGAAACAATGGCTTTTAAAATTAAAAGTATTTTACCCATAATTTTCCAAGAAAGCAATTTGCTTGAACAGAAATCTGTTCATTCGCTAATTGACTCTTTGAACAATCCAAATCATGATTTAGTTTGGCAACTATACGCACTTTGCGTTTGGTATGAAAACTGGTTTTTAAAATAAGCTTAAACTTATATGTCAATTTTCTTTCAAGTCTTTTTTTTCTTATTGTTAACAACTAGATTTTTTTCAGAGACATTAGGAATTTTACCTAAAGGGGCTGATTTGATTGATTTGATTGTTATTCCCTTTTTTATTCCAGTGATGGTTGCCTTGTTTGCTATGAGAGTTCAGAAATCTGGACAAATAGATAACAAACTTCATAACTCATTAGTAAGATTAGTACTTTTTTATTTATCTATAAGTTTAATTTCATTCATTGCTAATTATCAAAGGGTGAATTTACCTCCAGCTGTATTGTTTTTGTTTGGTATGTTGGAGGGTCCTATTCTTTTTATCTTATTAAACAGGTTGATAAAAGATAAAAAGAAATTTGGGAAAACTATGTCTAGGTTTATTAATTTTATTGTTATAGTAGAGTTTTGTGCTGTAATATTTGTTAACATTCCAATGTTTGTAGAATCAGGAAACCCTGATGTAATGTCTGGTACTTTTGGAAACAACTCTTATCAATTTTCTGTTTTTCTAATAATTATTGGTGGATATTTTTTAGGGAAATTATTAACTACTTCAAATTTTACTTATAAAATATATGGTATCATTATTCAAATTTTTGTTTTAGGAACTTTTATTTTATTGCAGTATAGAAGCGCTGTTCCAGCTTTCTTCTTGGCTTATGGAATTGTGTTTATTATGCTTTATGGTAAAAAATTTATTAGGCTAGCGGCATTAGGTACAATACTTGCATTAATGATCTATGGAGGTTTTTATTTTGTTTCTTCTCAAGATTATAAATTGCGTTATGAAGATTTATTGGATGTTGCGTCAAAACCAAGTGA
Above is a window of Chlorobiota bacterium DNA encoding:
- the asnB gene encoding asparagine synthase (glutamine-hydrolyzing), yielding MCGIFGAIDLSGNQLPFSDNIYSNALNAIKHRGPDDEGRWMNDNKSVFLGQRRLSIIDLSSAGHQPMCNENNTLQIIFNGEIYNFQEIKNELLLLGHKFKSKTDTEVILHGYEQYGESIVLKLRGMFSFAIYNTLTNEIFIARDRLGIKPLYYVQCDKLFIFSSEIKPIFETGIIKKKILNSSLAQYLTFGKVYSPDTIFEGIKKLPSAHFININSQTQTLTAIKYWSPYSNILNLPPASDEQFYIDKTKSLFFESVKLRMLSDVPVGVFLSGGVDSTANVAVMSSISKNVNTFTVGFKGQTELDERKYARKAADYYNTNHLEYEINKDDFIDLLPEVMGFLDEPINDPTVLPIYFISKLAKENNSIVILNGDGSDELFCGYNKWIKYLKANKLFSISNKLPNFVNKLFSTIFKSNEIISDIFSRSANNVELYVGSTGALKGTSELNLIADKYDVYKTVINAKKLFDEEKKTDNYCEWLTYWGIKSEVENVFLYRADRMGMANSIEIRVPFLDHKLVEFATQMPQELKYKNGEKKYILKKALEGIVPNEFLYRKKQGFCVPIQEWASETMAFKIKSILPIIFQESNLLEQKSVHSLIDSLNNPNHDLVWQLYALCVWYENWFLK
- the rfbB gene encoding dTDP-glucose 4,6-dehydratase translates to MKIIVTGGCGFIGSNLIIHLLENKPEWEIYNIDALTYAADLNNLNEIKGNLSYNFLELDINDKVKLKKKISDINPDGVFHLAAESHVDNSISNPSKFIDTNIFGTYNLLESSREIWGTDFSKRFLHVSTDEVYGDLKTDENPFTEESRYKPSSPYSASKAASDHLVRAWARTYNMNVVLSNCSNNFGPKQHKEKLIPTVINSCLNNLPIPIYGKGENIRDWLFVEDHCSALLSIFEKGKSFETYLIGTRNELQNIELIKIICKLMDEILNKSINDSCLNLISFVKDRAGHDMRYAVDPSKIESALNWKPNKNFKTGLSETIDWYLDKFNNTSK